DNA sequence from the Poecile atricapillus isolate bPoeAtr1 chromosome 4, bPoeAtr1.hap1, whole genome shotgun sequence genome:
ACCTTTCTGTAGGTCAAACTTTAATGTTCCAGTGGGACACAAACTTAATTTGACTAAATGTCAAGGTGTTATTCAATTCATTAGTGCTGtgcttttactttttaaaataatcaatgTTGGACCTGGACTATGTCAGTTACTTTAAAATTCTGTGTTGTAACTTATTTAAATAACTGAACTGCTTCCATATTTATTTCACAAGCCCAAAGCAGGTGAAGCATACCTTGAATTGTGGTGGAGTTTTTTTGCACAAGCACCTCCAATTCTTAGATATGCAGTCCCTTGTCCAGTAAGGATATCTTAGAGTAGACATTAAAcaagcaattttattttcaaaactgtAGCAGGTCCTTTTAGAGTTCTTCCAGTAattgattttacttttatttcacCTTCCCCTTAAATATATGCTGTTCTTGAAAGGCAGATTTAAGGTGTTGAAATGATGTTAACCCTCAGGACAAGTGTATACTTGGCTTGCATTTATTTTGTCTGGTTTGATGAAGCACTTGGGGCATGCAGTTTGTAGGAGAATCTGCTGTATCTGTGAACTGACAAAGTAATAATTTGTAACTAAACTCTGGGGCCCAATTGTGAGCCAATGATGACTTATAACCAGTAGCAGTGGTTGGTTATGAACATGTAGCAGCACCTTGTAATTTCTAGTCTTTTTACCAATAGTCACTGTAGGTTTTGAACCATGGACCTCTAATAGCAGAGAAGGACATATCAGTGCTTTTACATTGTGTGGAGTCTGTACAGGAGTGTGTTGGCATGCTGTAATGTGTTGTAGATTGATTGTTTTTTATTCCTGTCCTTATCTGGACTTACAATAAAGCATGAAAAAGAATAAGTGGAGCGGAAAATGGCACATGATGTGTCATCAGTTGTTTCGTCCTCGCCCTTCTCCTGTTCCTCTCCTCCTTTTATCTGTCAAGTAATTGGTTTTGTAAGTGCTTTAGTTCTTGCAGAAAATAGGTTCTGAGGACAGGAACAGGTTCTGTTTGTACACAATGGCACCCTGAAAAAGTGTGGAAATTGCGTAGTGAGGTGTGGAAATAGAGCAGCAAGTGTGAATAAAAGTGTGCAAGTAGGTTGCTCCCTACTAAAAAAGATTCATGCAAGCAAATAATGACTTTCTGACTAAAATGTGAACCTGAGATAATAAAAAGTGCTTTTTCCACTGGTGAAGGCAATGTCTAAATCTCACTAAGAGAAAAAGACTGCTGGTGATGGTGTGGTATCACTGCTAGCACATTCAGGCTTTTGGACAAGAAGTTTAAGTTAATGCTGTAGTTTCTTCTAATAGCAGCAGCAGTTTGGAGCAATTCTGAAGTGATCTTGCCTGCACCTTTTGTTACTTGTGCTGGCACAAGGTTCTGTGACACCATGTGGTGTACCTCATTGTGAGTTGATTGAGGATTAAGACCAACTTCTCTTTCCTGGGTTAATGTAGTTAAACCTTATCAGTTTTGTGATACCTTTGCAGTGCATCTGCACAAGTGTCTTGGCACAAGTAGATAAAATAGCTGGGCAAAAGCTGTTCTGCAATACAGCTCATGAATGAGGgttataaaaggaaaaagattaGCTCTTTCAAAGCTATTTACTGTGCAGCCGAACTGTGCATAAAGAGAACATGTAAAGGACATAGTACACTTTTTCATTTGTGTGAGCTGTGTGGTGACCAAGTACCTCTCTTTTATGTTGTAAAATACTGGCTGCAGCTTTTTAGTGCTCTGTTAAATGACATGCTAATTTTCCAAGCTGGTGTAATTCAGCCTTTGCACGCTCATTTATGTTGTACAGCCTTGTCCTGCACCTGCCTTAAGGAAAATGACTGAGTGACCTGCTGTAGAAGCAGGGAGGTTGTCCCAAGCTTTTGTCCTCAATTTGGGTACTGTAGTTCACAAGGTTGTGTCCCTGGTTGCCCAACTCTACCtcacagaagaggaaagaagttCCGTGAGCACATTGTGGCTTTCATGGGTTGATGGTAGCACTAAATCAAATAGCTGGTCTCTATTTCTTTGAACTCTCAGAACTTTCATAGAGCTCAAGTCTTGGATTTTTCTGTATATTCTGACTAAACTTGTACCTTTTTCATATTCCTGCATAGAATCTCATGTTGGTTTGTGAAGTTACAGCATGTGAGCTGTAAGACTTCAAGGTGTGATATTAAGAAGGAAACAAGCACTGCCAGTCAAGGGTTAGTGAAAGGAACAAGTATGATTTTAAAAGCCCTTCCAGGCATGTGGGCTTTCgttatttttaattctgagACTTATTTGTGTTGAAAGATGTAGAATTAGACTGACTTCCTCAGAGGAAAAGCCACTGGTCAGACTACTTAACTTAATCCCTTCTTTACATCCTGAGAAAAGGTCAAAGTGTTCCTCCTCACTGTTTCATATCCAGTCATATTTGGAGGATATTTGGTAGAGAAACAGAGGTCTGGCATGGCCTGTTCAAACTGAGTCACATCTGTATGGTGGTGGTTAAATTAGTATTTGAATGATAAACAATGGCTTCCCTGTGGGTTGGAAAGGATGCTGATCAAGTGGAGGAACTCAAATACACTTGGAAACTAGAAAAAATGCCTTGAAATTAAAgccattaattttaaaagtatgaaGATGAAGTTGTCATTCTGAGAATAATGAGGAGGGATAGCACAGGCTGTGAAGTATTTAATGCAGTACATTGGAGTGTAGAAGAATAGccagaattatttttgttacagTTGGCTTCTGCTAGCAAAGAACACTTAAAATTAGTGATGTAAATTATAATTCGTTGTCAGCCTCACTTGCACAGCTCTTCCACTTACTCAGTTCAGACTAGATGTCTTGGAGTATTTTAATGAAAGAACAGCTGTTAAGATTCAGAAAACCAACTGAAACTTGCAGCACTGTCCTAAATGTTGTACCACatgcttcctttccttttgaaCATAGGATCTCCAGCTGCACAAAAGAGATTCTATTTGTGAACAAGTATTTCAAAGTAGAGCCACTTCTTGGCATGAAACAAACATTTCTAACCTCAGGTGAAACTTGTAGTTCCATTGTTTTGCATGTCTATCTTAAAATATGCCATTATTTCCCTGATAAATTCTCCAGAGGCATGAGATCTTGGTGGATGTTTTAACATCTATTCAAAAAGCAGTAGTTGCAAGATGGATGTTTCCTCTTCAGGAAAATGACCCTGTTGAATAATTTGGCCTCACTCTAAGGAAGGTTTCCTTCACACAGAGGGTAGCAGACTTCCCTGGCAAGGTTCTTAGCAATTGCAAGCTCTTTTTAAGCATAATCCCAAAATACTCATTGAGGAAGCTTCAGGTAGATCGAAGCACAAAGGGAATGAGTGGGGGAGAGTGGAGTGTGGCCAGCCCAGGAGAGCTGATGTTCAGTGCCCTGTTACACTAATATCTAGTGGGACTTGTGTCATGTGCTgtatagattaaaaaaatcttctataaaGGATTTACAGCCTGACAGGGTCTTCTCAAGTTTGGGCTTCCAGAGGTGGTTAAAATACACCAACAGACACTGTTTCCAAGTGTTTCAGTTTTAGCTATGGAAAGCCAAGCCTATATTGTGAAGGAGATGTGTTACTTACTGTCCTCCTAGTCCCTCAGCCCTTATTTCAGTGCTTTGAGCTTTTGCTGGAAATAGTGCCACTCACTCTCCCTTTCAGCATATGATGTCACATGTCATGCTCTTATGGTTTTTGGTCTGAATCTCTAAAGAGTTGGAAGCGAATTTTGTTGTGACTTAGCAGGATTCTGTACAAACAATCCCAAGTTGCAGAGGAAATATGTCTGCTTTGTCATGGAAGTGAGCACTGACTTCTGCAGAACCTGGTCAAGAGTAGCTGTAAGGACAAGGTTACTGAGTTAGAGAACATTGCAGTTCTCTGGAGGACAGATAGTCTGTGTGAATGTGATCCCGCTTTTTCCATGGACTCCCTGAAAATTGGTTTCAGTGCTCTGCAGCTGTCAAACTAGTTTAGTCTTTACCTGATGGACAAGGCTTTTGAAGGTGGTAAAAGAACAGGTAATCAAATAACTTGAACATTCATGAAGAGAACCTTGTTAACGATGCCATTTGGCTGAAAACTGTAAAAACTAAGTATCAACTGCCACAAAGGATTGTCCTTgagattattttcctttgaataTCTTGGCCTGTGTGAATAAATAGTCTTTGAAACATCCCTAGCTATTATGTTCATATTAACTCATCTTGCTGCCCTTTCCATTTGGCTCAGGATAAATCAGCTGTAAGACTTTTTGACACAGAATTTTGTtacaaaaacacattttctgtagCTGCTGTCTGATAGTTGAATAGGTTGTCATTGCCTTTCATTTGGGGAACACTGGAAAGGAAGAATTTGTTGGAAGACCTTATCTTTAAGTCTCTAATTTGTCCATTTCTCCTTCAGGGACAGCTGAAATGTAACTACTATTACCTAAATGTGGTCCTGTGTTTCACATGCAGCTGGTACCTGATTAAAGTAAACGGTGGAAACTGGCTTTTCAAATGTGAATTCTGTAGAACTGGCAAGTTGCAGACTTCAAATAGTTTGAATTGTACAAACTAACAGCAGATCCAATGGAGATTTAAAATTTGGGTTCTGCTGTTTACTTTAAGGAGCTTCTTTAAAAGGAGGTTATAAATGCATCTAGATGGATTTGCAAAGTAAaaatggaatggtttggctcaTATGCAGATGCTgataaaaaaattagataaaaaaTTTCATTACTGTCATATCCTTTCATCTGTTCTGTTATTTCTTACCTGTGGAACAATAACACCAAGGGAATATTACCACAGCTCAGTGTTTGTCTCTTTGGGACTCAAGGATATAAAGTTGTCACTAGCACTATGTGCTggtgtacagaaaaaaaagaaaaaaagaaaaggctttgtaGCCCAAGgatgtttgtttaaaaattgaCTTTGTATCTGGAAAGGAAGTGTATGTACAATGCTATCTTCTTTGGCTATACACAAAGAACAATGTTCACATAAAGTGTGttgctgtttttaaaagcaatctTCCTCTCCATCCTGAGGTGGTGGTGGGGGAGTGAATAATGACCCTTGGGCTGATGGAGCTATGAGCCACTTATTTATAGCTCCTTTATAGGAGGCTGGATTGCAAGCTCTGTGCTTTGTCTGAGAAATCTAGACCATTAAGAATGCCTTTGTAGTAATATTTTCTAGGTAAATTAGTTACAAACTTGTCTTACTTGGTAGATCCTACTGATGAGGCTTAATTGAAGGCCTTTACGCACAAACCTTGCTTTTAAGCATGGCTATTATGTTGTTTCCCACCAATAAGCTGAGATTTAAAAAGCAGTCAGTCTGCTAAAGATGTTTTGATGATAGGAAGGACTTTTTCCAATGGCTTTTCTACTTTGGAGAAACAAAAATTCACTGCATTGATaataagaaaatgtaaattctaATAAAGCCTGATTGGAACATTGTTCATGATGGTGAACTTCAAGACCTTGTATATTTAATTTAGATAAAGCTATTCCTGTTCCTTAGTTGAAGATGAAGTGTTTTGCCTTCTAGCCTTAAGATTGAAAATGGAAACCCAACTGCCAGATTGTGATTTCCTCTCTACTGAAATGAGAGTTGGATCAAAGCTTTTTCATTAAGGATGAATTATCACTCTTAATTTTCTAGTTGATTCACATGGGCTGATGTTGTAACTCTTGAAACAGTTTGATACTTAGCAATATATCAGAAAACATAACAAATAATTAGGTGCCAGAGGCTTATTTATAAAGATCAGCTGTTCAGGAATTTCTTCAAGTTACATTGGAAAACCCCATCTTTTTGAAGGTGTTGTTAAGTGCACATATAGAAAAACTAAAACCTGCATGCAGTTTCCTTGAAGTGAATGCTGACTCTTTCTAcagttaaaacttttttttttctgattgatTTCAGTACTCATCTGAGAAGCTGAACAAAAGTGGCAGCTTGTTCCCTTTCGAAATCAATGGTAAGTTCTTCAGAAACCTTAGCTGTGTTTTACTGAGGTAATTGGTATAGCAAGCAGCCTTTCTTTTGTAAATAAGGTGAGGGGGATGGAGCATGCTGCTGTAGAGCCTGCTGGTTTAAGCTGGTCTTTGAACAATACTGGGAATAGCTGGTTGTTAGTTTTGTACTTGTGATCTGCTTTGCATAGTAAAGAGCCcttgtaaaactttttttttttctgttcgATTTCTGCCTTGGTGTGTACAGAGGCACACTAATGCTATTTTTCATGTTAAATATCTTCAGATTCCTCAACTGGTAGAAATCTTTGTACATCTTATTATATTCTTTGCTACATGGACCATCCAGTATGATACGAACCATAAGTTGAAGTCCAGTGCCTGCACAGAAGTGTTATTGGCTTTTATTCCCCCTTGGGAATTATTATTAGAATAAGTTTTGTCTAGCAAAAACAAAAGTTCCAGTTACTGATATGTAAACTTTGTACTGCCTTATTAAAGGGTGGACTTGAAATTTTGCATGTTATGTTTTCTCTGAGCATAGAGGACTTTTATTTGCTCGGTGGGATTCCTCATAAAATGTGAATCTTAGTTTGTGAGAGGTTTCAAAAGGCAAATGGTGCTTTGTCTTAAATAGCATTAGCAACTAGGCAGGTATCCTGGTGGGAGTCTGTTAGAGACCACCCAACCAGGATGAGGAGAGGCagacaaaatattcttttagcAGCTGGGAGAAGCCTCACAATTGCTAGTCCTTGTTGTTGTGGGGGACTTGAACTTACCAGATGTCTGCTGGAAAACCAGTACAGCAGAGAGAACACAGTCTAGTTGGTTCCTGGACTGTGTGGAAGAAAACTTCCTGATGTGTGAACTCAGTGAGGGGAGATACTCTGCTGGACCAGCTGGTTTTGAACAGGGAAGGACTGGTGGTGATGGGGTGGTCAGAGGCTGCCTTGGGTACAGAGACTGGGGGTCTGATCcttggagaaggaaggaggcaGGGATTAGGAGAACTGCCACCTTGAACTTCTGGAGGGCAGACTTCAGCCTGTGCAGGAGGCTGGTTGGCAGCTGAGAGGCAGTCCTGGAGGACAAAGGAGTCCAGGAAggctggatgagctttaagaaGGAAATGTTAAAGCTGCAGAAGCAGGCTATCTATGCCATGTGCTGAAAGATGAGCCAATGGGGAAGAACATCGGCCTGATTGAACAGAGAGCTTTGGCTGGAGCTcaaggctaaaaaaaaaaaaacaaaccaggagAGCTGACCTTTGGAGGGAGAGGAAGGCAACTCAGGAGGACTACAAGGATGTTGTCAGGTTATGCAGGGAGAAAATTAGAAGGGCCGGAGTCCAACAAGAACGTAATCTGACTACTGCcataaaacacaataaaaaatgtttgtatAAATACATCAGCAACAAAAGGAGGGCTAAGGAGAATCTCCATCCTTTACTGGGTGCAAGGAGGAATTTAGGGACCTAGGATGATGAAAAGCTGAGGTgcttaatgccttctttgccaCAGTCTTTAACAGTAAGACCAGTTCTCTGGGTACTCAGCCCCTTGAGGTAGAAGATGGGAATGGGGAGCAGAATGAAGCCCCCATAATCTAAGGGGAAATGGTCAGAGATCTGGTACAtcacttacacacacacaggactgTGGGGCTGGGTGGGATCCACCCTGGAGGACTGAGGGAGTTCATGGATGGGCTCACTGAGacactctccatcatttaccagcagTCCTGGCCCCCTGGGGAGGTCCCAGGGGACTGGAGGCTACCAAATGTGACACCCATCCACCAGAAGGGCCTGAAGGAGGATCTGGGAATTTACAGGCCTGTCAGTCTGGGCTTTATGAAAGGCAGGTCCcgcttgaccaacctgatccCCTTTTCTAACAAGGTGACCTGTCTTGTGCATGAAGGAGGGATTTCTTCCAAGTAACAGGTGACAGggcaagaggaaacagcctcaaattTTGCACCAGAGGAGGCCTAGATGggatgttaggaaaaatttcttcactggaagggTTGTCAAGTATTGAAActggctgcccagggcagtggtggagtcaccatccctgtaGGTATTTACAAGACAcgtagatgtggcacttgagaCACGGTTTAGTGGTAGACTTGGCAGAATTaagttaatggttggactctgATCTTAGAGCTGTTTTCAGACTAAATGGTTTGGTACTTCTGCCATGTAAACAATTAAAATACAggttcaacttttttttttttttctacattaaacttttaaataagCCTCCTAGCCTGGGAGAAAGCTTCctaaggattttaaaaaatcaggtGAGTCCCAGTTAGGAAATAGTCCTACAGTAGATGCTAGGAGTTTCAAACATTAGCTGGATCCCATTGTGTTGGCTCTTTTACTTGCATTGAATTATGGATGGTCCCTGCCTTGAAGAGCTTGCATGCTTAAGGCAAAGCACAGTATGTGGTTGTACCCATCTGAAAGAATGGAGGAGGAAGGACAGAGGAATTCTAATAAAACATGTTTGAATAGGCCAGCTGTCTGCACAGCTAAATGATTTTGAGACAATAGGGTGTTCTTTAAATAAGATCCAAATAAACAGGATAATCCATGACATACTTCGGGCATGGAACATGTACAACTATTTGGGTTTGCAACTTTTAAAGCTACTCAGCAAATCTTTTAGCTGTTGATTACTCTAAAACTTTAGTTTAGAAAGTCTACCATAAGAATATACTAGTATTCAGTGTTTAGGCTCTCTCTAGCTTCTTAAAATAGgtatatgggaaaaaaatgggtattttaaatgttctttcttTAAAGCAGGATAAGTGAAACTTATTTGGCTAATTGGTTTAAATTAGCAAATTTTCTAACCAAGCATGAAGCACTGTTAGCTGGCCAacagtttttctgcttttcaatttGCAAATCCAAAGTCTGCTGTAGTTCTTCTTACACTTCATTGTATAATGTAGAGGAACAGCTGTAAAATGTGCAGAATGTTCTCAAAGAAATGCTTCACAAAAGAGTGAGAGGCTGCGCTGGCAGACTGCTTTTAACCCAGCGTTGCCACTTCAGATGAGAAGTTGTGCACTATGTCTGCATTCACAGTAAAACTTGCAGGAGGTTCTTAAGGGATACTTTATTTTATGCATTAAATTAagatttgcatttctttcttatatTCAGAGTGTAAGGGGGGAAGGCAGCAGTCTTCAGTCTGATTTAACTTTATTCtaatttaaagcttttcagAGCAGAGAATATGAACACCCTTTGCAAGTTTTCTTTAATAAGGTGTTCTTAATAGAAAAGTGTAAGAGTTAAATGAAGAAACAGCAGTCTGAAGTGATTATCCTGCTCttgcataaaaaaataaaaataaaagttcccTGATGGCTTCTCACATTGTTAATCTGTTTTGATTGTACCTGAGGTTGTTCACTGTTACACAGTTTATTTGTGGTATGTGCTGTGCACTAGGAAACTGTCCCTGTtgctcactgaaaaaaaataaataaaattgtaattattcagaataaaggaaaaagtatTAACAAGGTACATATATATTGGAATGCCTGGATTGGTTCCTGATCAAATACTTTGgtctttgttttctgaattttctacttttttctttaGCATGGAATTTTGCTTAAGAGCTGGGTATTTATGGCTCATCCTTCTAAAGATGATTTTGATGGCTTTACATTAAACTAGGTTTAAAGCAAAttgttctttcccttttcatcttttacctgtgtctttttctgctttcagaagaCAGTCCCTGGAAAGCTTTAAATGGGAGTTACCCAATCCAGCCTGACACAACCAGGAATTCAGCTTACCCTTTCCCAGTGTGCCCGTTCAGCACCAGCGCTGCCAGCAATGGCAGTCTGCCGTGGCAGCAGGAATCCTCCAACACGTCCATGGTGTCAGGATGGATAAGCGAGCTAAACCTGAATGAAAACTCGGGTCAGCCCCTGGCACCGCCCACCAAGCGCCACTGCAGGTCCCTGTCGGAGCCGGACGAGCTGGCTCGCTGCCGGTCACCCTGGAAGCCCGGCAGCTCCAAGGTTTGGACTCCTGTGTCAAAGAGACGCTGTAACAGCGGCGGCAGCGCTACCTTGCAGCGCTGCAACAGCCATGGAAGTGCCACCTTGCAGAGAAGCACAAGCATCAGCCTGCCACAAAACATCCTGTCCCTAAATAACGTCTTCACCATCACCAGCTTCAACACCTCTCCAGTACCCAGACCTTCCTCTGCCAGCAGCGGGTTTGTGGACAGCAGCGACGGCAGCACGAGCTCCAGCACCCGCTGGAATTCCGGAGGCCCTTGTGACTTTAACCCAAGGCGCCgcctctccctctcccaggaGCACATCACCGAGACAGGAAATCTCTTGCCTTCAGCCAACAGCACTCCCACCTCCACACCCGAGCTCAGCCGGCGGCAGGGCCTGCTGAGGTGCCGCTCGCAGCCCTGCGTCCTGAACGAAAAGAAAAGCCGGCTGAAGCGCAGACGGGAGGAGGATGTACGATGGAACAGGCCATCGTTAGACTTTTTTAAAATGACACGGGTGAGATTTTACTTTCCTCAGTGTGGGAAGGGAGCTCTTGCAGAAAGGCTGTTCCTAGATCAGCGGCACTAATTTGTAGTTGTTGCAGATTTGCTTGTGCCCTGTATCTATCACCTTTGGCAGGAGAACAGGTTGCTTATGCTGAACCCTAATGCAGCTTATATTCTGCCTGTCAAACCCAGTTGTTGAAGTCCATTCTACTTGATACAGAATGCTGAGAGAGCTGAAAAGATGCTTAAAGCAGAGGCTACAGAAAATGGGCTTGCTCTTTGAAAAGCAAGGAAGCCATGGGGAATGGAGTGGACATGGTAGCAAGAAATTTATACCACTGTGTTCCCAAATGCAGTGATTTGAGTAATCTTGGTGCAAATCTGTTTGATTAAGCCTCCCCATAGTTTGAGTAATTCTATAATGCTAAATAAGAGCAAGCAAACCGCTGTATAAATGGATTAACTAAAGAAGCTGCTAATAAGCAGTTGGAAAGAGATAGATAGTATTCTAATATGGCAACTCCAGGTGCTCCAGCTCAATGGAGGGGTGTTTTAATCCAGAATTTTATTCAGCGTTCTACTTTCCCTCTCATGAGAGTAGAGGTGCTGATTCAAGAACTAGAAAACTTCAGTTTGTGCCTATACTTTGCACATAATACAAGTGCATACAATACAGCTTATATTTTTCGGAGCTTCTTTGTCCACAGAGTTGAGTGCTACagttaaaaatgtaaaactgcATCTAAAATTATGGTCAGAGAACAC
Encoded proteins:
- the FAM53A gene encoding protein FAM53A; translation: MVTLITEKLQNQSLDDLTCKTYNINLYSSEKLNKSGSLFPFEINEDSPWKALNGSYPIQPDTTRNSAYPFPVCPFSTSAASNGSLPWQQESSNTSMVSGWISELNLNENSGQPLAPPTKRHCRSLSEPDELARCRSPWKPGSSKVWTPVSKRRCNSGGSATLQRCNSHGSATLQRSTSISLPQNILSLNNVFTITSFNTSPVPRPSSASSGFVDSSDGSTSSSTRWNSGGPCDFNPRRRLSLSQEHITETGNLLPSANSTPTSTPELSRRQGLLRCRSQPCVLNEKKSRLKRRREEDVRWNRPSLDFFKMTRTLKNSKSLCSLDYEDDDDDTQMKTIVSSPCDSNDLMNIITPGSSPMKEQLDEGRHHGSCQRSFKTRDYKKADAVCESDEDTSDCESTEEGIFPLDCGDLDLEQIENN